GAAAAGAAGAGACAGTAGGAAAAGAAATGAACGGCATTGAAGCACTTGCTTACGTTCTCAAAGAAATAGGCACAAAAAAGATATTCTCTTCTATAACGTTACCAGAAAACGTAAAAGAAAGATTAGAACAATATGAGATTAAGCAAGATATTTCTCTTAATGCTAGAGACTCTGTAATGTTAGCTGAAACATATGCAATGGAAAACAATATGCCAGGCGTAGTTATTCAAATACCTGGAACTCAAATTTTCGAAGCTTTAGATGTAATTTCTCAAGCCTATATGGATTCCATTCCTCTTTTAATAATTTCGAGCTTACGATCATATAGAGATACAGGAAGAGCAAGAGTTGGAGAACTTAGAACTCCAGATGATTTATCTACAACTTTAAGTCAAATCACTAAATTAAGAGAAAAAGTAGTAAGTATTGAAGAAATAACAGTAACAGTAGAAAAGGCAAATAAAGAGGCTTTAAGCAATAGACCAAGACCAACATTAGTAGAAATAGCAGAAGATCTGTTTAAACTAAAAGCATATCCTCTATCACCAGCAGAACAAAAACCTGAAAAAAGAACACCAGACAAAAACACAGTAGCAAAAGCAGCCGAAGTATTAAGCAATTCTAAACTTCCAGTAATAGTAGCAGGATATGGAGTTATCTCCTCTAGCAGTTATAAAGACCTTATAGAATTAGCAGAATTATTAGATATTCCAGTAATAACTACAATAAAAGGTAAAGGTAGCTTTCCAGCATCAAATCCATTATATGCAGGAGAAGGATTAGGATTAATAGGAACAGAAGTAGGAAATAAGATATTTTCTGAAGCAGATTCAATATTATTATTAGGTACTAGATTAACTCAACTATCTACTGGAGGATGGAGTATGAAATATAAAGGATTCGTAATGCACAATAACATAGATGGAGAAGATATAGGAAAAGTATTAATGCCACACCTTCCAATAGTTGCAGATACTGGATTATTCCTAAAAGAACTAATTACTATACTCAAACAGAAAGTAAAAGAAAAAATTGATAGAGGAATACAAACTGAAATAAAAGTAAATAAAAAACCAATAACACTAAAAGGCCACGTAGACTTATGGCCTTATGATATAGTAAGACTATTACAACAATTTAAGTTTAGTAAAATATTTGTGGATATATCATCTACAACATTCGATATGATAAGATATCCAATTGATGCTCCAGTATGGTTTACAAGCGAAAGCATATTAGCAAAAGGAATAGGAATAGCAGGAGTACTAGAAGCTGAAGATTCAAATGCGCTAGGAATAACAGATATATACTCAGTTTCTAAAAACCTTAGCTTGCTTTACTCAAGGCATAAATCAGCAAAAGGAACAATTATTATATTTAATGATGAAGGAGCAACATATTTAGATACTACAAAAGCAGACGTGCCAACTATAGGAAAATCTAAATTTACAGTAAATTTAGATAAAGAACTAGAAGCATTAGGAGCTTATACTATATATACTTATTCAGATCTTAAGAGTGCCCTAAACGAGAAAAAAGAAAATCTAAAAATACTAAACGTAAAGATCGATCCAGAGTACGAATCAGCAGTTCTTTCAAGGTTCTAATATACTAAACTCTTTATTTTTATATTAAATTAACTAAATTACTAAATTAAAACTTTTAACTTAACAATTTATTATTTTTAGATAACATACCTAGTATGTCCAATCTCTTTCAACGAGAACCTCTTAATAGTAAATAATAAAAAAGAAATTATTTGCTAGTATACTATAATCTTATAAGCATTTAACTTTAGTCAATAAGAAAATTTATTAAATTTTACAACTATCCATATTCTTATGACTATTAACTTAAATAACCTACTATTTGAAGCATTAAAAAGTTAAGGTTTCACATTCCTAATAACTTAACTAGATTCTAAAATATGAAGAGAAAAGTATTTAAATTTAAAAATAAAAATTCATTATTTACAGATATTCTATAGATGCTGAAATATTACTTTGTATATTCTGGACTTAGCATGAACAATTATAAAGAGAAAAACGTTAATTTACAAATAACTCATAAAGTTATAACGATAAAAATAAAATCAAAACCCCTTTATCTACAACGTCTTTTTGTCTAATTTTTAGTTCATCTTTACAATTTCAGTATATCTAATGCATTCTTTTGGTAAATATTAAGGAAATCTCTTAAAGAAAACCTTTAATCATATTGTAAATATCTGTAGCAATATTTTCAGTACCTCTCTCTATAACCTCCGGTCCAATTTCAATATCCTTAGCAATATCACCTAATTCCTCTTCAGTAGCACCAATTTCTTGTGCAACTTTCCTTACAGCATCTTGGATAATTGCTATAGCATCTACAGCAGTACTTAATGCTGAAATATCCATACCTTGAGTTTGGGCCCACACCAAAATATCATCCCAGTTATAAGAGCGAGGCGGTGGAATTAAAATATCATATTTAGATTGAAACTTCTGCCATGCACTTGGAACTGGCAATTCAGGTAATAAATTATCGCTGAGAAATCCGATCAAACCTTGAGAATTATTGCAATCATTACTACAGATCATAGAACCTAAAACTGGTGCACCAACAATTATCGGAAAGTTATCTAACTTATAACCTTCCTGAACTACTCTATTAAAAGAATCAATAGCTGAGGATAAGCTTAGCGTAGTAACATAATTAAGGGTAGAAGGAATGTTAGGAAATGTGATTAATGTAGGTAAATTGAATACGTCTTCAAGTTTTCTTGCAAGCTGAAATCCTGGAGTCATTGAAGGCGTCATTGAAGAAATACCTTCCAGAGATCCTTGTATATCTGAGTCTAAATTCCAGTATTTTGCTGTTTCATTATATACTATTACAGAATCGGTTGGTACACTATATTTCATAAAATTAAGAAATAAGAAAACTTGAATTTGTAGAATATAATTCATTATTCCAGCAAAATAAACTACGTTTATATTCTTTGAAAAAGTTTGAAATGATTGACTAATTTC
This genomic window from Acidianus manzaensis contains:
- a CDS encoding thiamine pyrophosphate-binding protein yields the protein MSQPKRKEETVGKEMNGIEALAYVLKEIGTKKIFSSITLPENVKERLEQYEIKQDISLNARDSVMLAETYAMENNMPGVVIQIPGTQIFEALDVISQAYMDSIPLLIISSLRSYRDTGRARVGELRTPDDLSTTLSQITKLREKVVSIEEITVTVEKANKEALSNRPRPTLVEIAEDLFKLKAYPLSPAEQKPEKRTPDKNTVAKAAEVLSNSKLPVIVAGYGVISSSSYKDLIELAELLDIPVITTIKGKGSFPASNPLYAGEGLGLIGTEVGNKIFSEADSILLLGTRLTQLSTGGWSMKYKGFVMHNNIDGEDIGKVLMPHLPIVADTGLFLKELITILKQKVKEKIDRGIQTEIKVNKKPITLKGHVDLWPYDIVRLLQQFKFSKIFVDISSTTFDMIRYPIDAPVWFTSESILAKGIGIAGVLEAEDSNALGITDIYSVSKNLSLLYSRHKSAKGTIIIFNDEGATYLDTTKADVPTIGKSKFTVNLDKELEALGAYTIYTYSDLKSALNEKKENLKILNVKIDPEYESAVLSRF